The Raphanus sativus cultivar WK10039 chromosome 2, ASM80110v3, whole genome shotgun sequence DNA segment CACTCTTCTTCCTCAGCCTCTTCCAGCCAATTCACAAACGGCTCCAACCCCTTCACAAACGTTTGCCTACAACCAACACACCCAATCTTTACTAAAACAATCctattgatttaataaaaacatcCCAAAAAATAGTTTACCTGCCCTTGGGGTTGCTCCCTTTGCGATACCAATGGAGAATAGTGTCCTCAGCAAGTACATCAAGCTCATACAAAGACCTCACTACCTCTGGAAACACTTTCATCAGCTTTGCATCCTCGTAGCATTGCATCTGTACTTTGTACATCAGCTCCATCTCCATTTTCCCGTTGCTGCAGAACGTGTTCAGAAGCGGTGCCCATGTCTTCACCTTTACCACACACGACAAAAAAATAACCAAGCTTTAATAATTAACACCAAAAACAAACCTTCCAACAACAACTAAACTCTACAGACGAAACTCACTTGGCGTAATACAGAGTTTGAGTTTTGCTGCTGGTTTTTACCAGACCACTGAACAGCATCCATTATCCCGTCCCAGATGACACGCACAACCTCAATCTCTGGCAGTTTAGCATCTTTCACCTGTTGCTTTACCGTTTCAATCACCTCATCTATGTTAATCTCCTCCGTCACTTGGCTCGTAAGCACCTCTTTTATTTCCTTCAGCTTCAcctcaaatattttcttttcattgtaCTCCACCAGCGCTGTCAATCCCGCCTTGCTTTTAAAATCACAGAACAAATACATACATTAGTGACCAACGAAGCTGATGTAATAAACATCGAATGCAAGTAAAATAGAAAACTCACGTGAAATGCTCAGAGAAACATTCAGTAGTCCGCTTAGTGGGTGGCAAGAAGTCCAAGAGCTTGTCTTCCATCTTGCCACGCCTCAGAATACCAATCAAGTCATCGAGGCTGTTCTCAACCAAATACTCATTGAAGAAGTCAGTCACAAAAGTGAGCACTATCCCTTTGGCAACAAGGTTGTCCTTGAGCAGCG contains these protein-coding regions:
- the LOC108843377 gene encoding uncharacterized protein LOC108843377, with the translated sequence MSSKEKPTLGGTRIKTRKRNIAAPLDPAAFSDAVVLIYLDNAGDLELVAKTIESSDLNFSRYGDIFFEVVFIGGRTQTGSVKSDEGERHPYSIIDCQPNREAILPSVVYIQKILRRKPFLIKNLENVTRRFLQSLELFEESERKKLAIFTALAFSQKLSGLPAETVFQPLLKDNLVAKGIVLTFVTDFFNEYLVENSLDDLIGILRRGKMEDKLLDFLPPTKRTTECFSEHFTKAGLTALVEYNEKKIFEVKLKEIKEVLTSQVTEEINIDEVIETVKQQVKDAKLPEIEVVRVIWDGIMDAVQWSGKNQQQNSNSVLRQVKTWAPLLNTFCSNGKMEMELMYKVQMQCYEDAKLMKVFPEVVRSLYELDVLAEDTILHWYRKGSNPKGRQTFVKGLEPFVNWLEEAEEEE